The following nucleotide sequence is from Candidatus Hydrogenedens sp..
TCTACAATAATACCTTTATTCCTCATTTCATTTAGGACTTTAATTGTATTTTTCACTCTATAACCCTTGTTTTTTACAGAGACTATAATAATAAATAGATTATACAAAAATAATGCAGTAGATTCAGATATGTAAAAGACAACTCTCATGAATCTGTAATTACAAATATATGTATTTTTAAGGGTGTTCTTTTCTGTTTTTCCATTGCCAGAGTTCTGCGAGAATGGATGCGGTTATAATGCACCATGTTGCAAATAATGCATTTGGTAGGGCACTTTCTGCAGAGAAGTGATTTAATGCCAGTACTGCACCTAAGCCTGCGTTTTGCATGCCTACTTCGATGGCTAATGTCCGTTTCCTCTTTTCATCAAAGCGATATAAAATTCCTGCTCCATAACCTAAGATAAGACCTAAGAAGTTATGCAAAACCACAGCAGAGAAGATAAGTAAGGATACATCCCCGAATTTATCCGCATTTAGTGCTACAACCAGACCGCAAATGAATGCAATACACAGAGAAGATATAGCAGGAAATACATCTACCACCTTGTTAATTCGTTCTTTGAGTAGATAGCGAATAGCAAAACCTACCATTAGTGGAACAATTACCATTTTGATAATACTCATAAACATACCCCAGAAAGGCACTGAAATATATACACTCCCAAAAATATAGGTACACAGGGGTGTGAGTATGGGAGATAACAAAGTGCTTGTGCTGGTTAGTGCTACGGAATATGCCACATCTGCTCCTGCCATATATGAAATAACATTGGAAGCCATGGCTCCAGGTGTAGAGCCGACTAATATAACACCAATGGCTAATGAAGGAGGTAATTGCAATCCTTTGGCTATTAAAAATCCCAGAAGAGGCATAATTACAAACTGGGCAATTGTGCCTAACAATACCCAATGGGGTCGTTTAACTATTGGAATGAAATCTTCAATTTTTAATACTACACCTATACCTGCCATGGTAAACATGAAGAACCAGTCTTTATATGGATTAAAAATAGTCAACACTGGTGGAAAAAAATAACCAATTATACCTGCAAGAATAACCCACACTACCATCATTCTCGAAAATATTTGAAAAACAATCATACCCTCTTCCTTTTACTCTTTTAATTCTAATGGAGGGAGTTTCTCCTCGGGCAAGGACATTGCACTATCTTTTATATTATTGGTTGGAATAGTATGTAAACTAATCACTACAGGTCGGGCTGTATAAGTTATTTTACCAAAAATTAAATCTTTAGTAGGGTCATAATAAAAATCTGTAGGTTTGCCATCCACTGTAATTTTATCAATGGTTCTTTTCCCTTTGTTGAATATAACCCAATCTTCCAATCCTAAGGGGGCATCTAATTTAACTGTCAGGGTACTTGACTCGTTATCCCAAAGTTCTGATATCCTCTTCCCTCCCCATAGATGATTTGGTTCGTCTGATGAAATAGGTCGGACATAAAAACTTTTCATTTGATAAGGTTCCAATGGTACCTCTGTAAACACTTTTTGTATCTGGTTTTTTTGAAGCGAAACAGCATTGCGTTGATGTATATCATAAAATATATAATGTTCATCCTGCGGGATATGGTCTTTTAAATCTATAAGAGTACAATCC
It contains:
- a CDS encoding bile acid:sodium symporter family protein, with the protein product MIVFQIFSRMMVVWVILAGIIGYFFPPVLTIFNPYKDWFFMFTMAGIGVVLKIEDFIPIVKRPHWVLLGTIAQFVIMPLLGFLIAKGLQLPPSLAIGVILVGSTPGAMASNVISYMAGADVAYSVALTSTSTLLSPILTPLCTYIFGSVYISVPFWGMFMSIIKMVIVPLMVGFAIRYLLKERINKVVDVFPAISSLCIAFICGLVVALNADKFGDVSLLIFSAVVLHNFLGLILGYGAGILYRFDEKRKRTLAIEVGMQNAGLGAVLALNHFSAESALPNALFATWCIITASILAELWQWKNRKEHP